In Thalassophryne amazonica chromosome 14, fThaAma1.1, whole genome shotgun sequence, one DNA window encodes the following:
- the LOC117524340 gene encoding gastrula zinc finger protein XlCGF57.1-like, which yields MSEVQQLRDMLKLQLTPADQGTIANQAEETYHLKEENKRDMQQLLVSKEEFFPEHQEWNLNDDQENIKEEEKLWIGQQGVQLQQLEEADLTMFGFTAVTVKIENDDHEKPETSQLPQSQSDESTDTEPVASSSSVHRTLITKMEGEDNEGPQPASFSGLNSHLQLDTYGRSSDSSETDTDDSYDWKQTRELWSGFNCQKNNHVVSSSNCNIVEKQFNCSEYGKASGHMNNLEQHKGRQAREKSFSCTNGGKRLKQKGTLKTHMRKKLYQCSDCGQKFGRKCNLNRHMIIHTGQKPFGCSECGQRFGLKCSLNRHMIIHTGQKPFGCSECGKRFGRNGNLNRHMIVHTGEKPFSCPECGQRFGLKNSLNTHMIIHTGEKPFVCSKCGKRFGLKSHLNTHMIIHAGHKPFGCSEFSLFSLSC from the exons atgtctgaagtccagcagctgagagacatgttgaaactacagctaacacctgctgatcaAGGAACAATCGCAAACCAGGCAGAAGAAACatatcatttaaaagaagagaacaaaagag acatgcaacaGTTGTTGGTGAGTAAAGAAGAATTTtttcctgaacaccaggaatggaatctgaatgATGACCAGGAGAACatcaaagaagaagagaagctgtggataggtCAGCAGGGAGTAcaacttcagcagctggaggaggcagatctcaccatgtttggtttcactgccgtcactGTGAAGATTGAAAATGATGATCATGAAAAACCAGAGACATCACAGCTTCCTCAGagccaaagtgatgagagcacagacactgagcctgtagccagcagctcatctgtacacagaacattgATAACAAAAATGGAAGGAGAGGACAAtgaaggaccacaaccagccagtttCTCAGGtctaaacagtcatttacaactagATACGTATGGCAGGAGTTCAGATAGTTCTGAAACCGATACAGATGACAGTTATgattggaaacagaccagagagctTTGGTCtggttttaactgtcaaaaaaataacCATGTTGTTAGTTCAAGCAATTGCAACATTGTTGAGAAACAATTTAATTGCTctgaatatggaaaagcatctggtcacatgaacaacttagAGCAACACAAGGGGAGGCAAGCAAGGGAAAAATCATTTAGCTGTACTAATGGGGGTAAAAGACTGAaacaaaagggcactctgaaGACACACATGAGAAAGAAACTATATCAGTGTTCGGACTGTGGCCAAAAATTTGGACGAAAGTGcaatctgaacagacacatgataattcatacaggacaaaaaccatttggctgttctgaatgtggtcaaagatttggactaaagtgcAGTCTGaatagacacatgataattcatacaggtcaaaaaccatttggctgttctgagtgtggcaaaagatttggacgaaacggCAATCTCAACAGACACATGAtagttcatacaggagaaaaaccttTTAGCTGTCCCGAATGTGGTCAGAGATTTGGTCTAAAGAACAGTCTGaatacacacatgataattcatacaggagaaaaaccatttgtctgttctaagtgtggtaaaagatttggactgaAGAGCCACcttaacacacacatgataattcacgcAGGAcacaaaccatttggctgttctgaat TTTCTCTCTTCTCGCTTAGCTGCTAG
- the LOC117524516 gene encoding zinc finger protein interacting with ribonucleoprotein K-like: MRQLLVSKEETLPEHQEWNLNVDQQNIKEEENLWIGQQGEKLQQLEEADLTTFGFTAVTVKIENDDDDYEKPETLQLHQSQSDESTEPVANSSSVYRTRITKMEGEDNGEPPPAIFSGLNSDLQPGTNGRSSNSSKTETSDSYDYKEIRELQPRFNCQKNSSIDSSSNCNMTDKKCNWSKYRKACGNMNNSEQHKGRQASLKSFNCPNGGKSRKQQVTLNTHTRIQREKKPFGCSECGKLFKQKSDLMKHTIIHTGQKTFGCTACDKRFVLKSNLTKHMVIHTFTQNIWSKDQSGDSYENSYRT, encoded by the coding sequence atgcggCAGTTGTTGGTgagtaaagaagaaactctccctgaacaccaggaatggaatctgaatgTTGACCAGCAGAACATCAAAGAAGAAGAGAATCTGTGGATAGGTCAGCAGGGAGAGAAACTTcaacagctggaggaggcagatctcaccacgtTTGGTTTCACTGCTGTCACTGTGAAGattgaaaatgatgatgatgattatgaaaaaccagagacattacaacttcatcaaagccaaagtgatgagagcacagagcctGTAGCCAACAGCTCATCTGTATACAGAACACGGATAACAAAAATGGAAGGAGAGGACAATGGAGAACCACCACCAGCCATATTCTCAGGTCTAAACAGTGATTTGCAACCAGGTACCAATGGGAGGAGTTCAAACAGTTCTAAAACTGAGACTAGTGACAGTTATGACTATAAAGAGATCAGAGAACTTCAGCCacgttttaactgtcaaaaaaatagcAGTATTGATAGTTCAAGCAATTGCAACATGACTGACAAAAAATGTAATTGGTCTAAATATAGAAAAGCATGTGgtaacatgaacaactcagagcaacacaaGGGGAGGCAAGCAAGCTTAAAATCATTTAACTGTCCTAATGGGGGTAAAAGTAGGAAACAACAGgtcactctgaacacacacacgagaattcagagagaaaagaaaccatttggctgttccgaGTGTGGCAAACTATTTAAACAGAAAAGTGATCTGATGAAACAcacgataattcatacaggacaaaaaacatttgGCTGTACTGCATGTGACAAAAGATTTGTGCTAAAGAGCAATCTAACAAAACACATGGTaattcacacattcacacaaaataTTTGGTCAAAAGATCAGTCTGGAGACtcatatgagaattcatacaggacataa